The proteins below come from a single Triticum aestivum cultivar Chinese Spring chromosome 5D, IWGSC CS RefSeq v2.1, whole genome shotgun sequence genomic window:
- the LOC123120512 gene encoding uncharacterized protein gives MSPFQALYGFPPPMISELAIPVPEEEEAQNFLAAKQQILEHLKSNLLQAQNRIKRYADLKRVERVFEVVDMVYLKMAPYRLAAFGFRGALKLQNKSESESERSAPKTPRSSRPSAEKTTTPTSSSAASSAGDADALAAAADHHTKEEVAEAEPRLASRFAHLAPRWLRLMNIPRPATIPTPALAAARTPSRTLNPLNAHTFAAAAAQFAGEVAGTEVDAEAKDLAAAAVPFAAGTRGSADDLVRAADALSKAATGTPFAVQSMDLLVCTSCLVVIPEETETECLVRTTHEFVTAAQGSSMEDGARLFARAVDAFAAGKFRSVKVADTELCRMGRMLEHMARMAPDTEKKLAESRR, from the exons ATGTCCCCCTTCCAAGCTTTGTATGGTTTCCCACCACCCATGATTTCTGAACTTGCTATACCTGTccctgaggaggaggaggcacagaATTTCCTAGCTGCTAAACAACAGATACTGGAGCACTTAAAATCCAATTTGCTCCAGGCCCAGAACAGAATCAAAAGATATGCTGATCTCAAACGAGTGGAAAGGGTATTTGAAGTGGTTGATATGGTCTACCTTAAGATGGCACCTTATAGACTAGCAGCATTTGGATTCAGAGGTGCTTTGAAACTACAAAACAA gtcggagtcggagtcggagcgGAGCGCCCCGAAGACGCCGCGGTCGAGCAGGCCCAGCGCGGAGAAGACCACTACCCCCACCTCGTCCTCCGCCGCCTCCAGTGCCGGCGACGCAgatgccctcgccgccgccgccgaccaccacACAAAAGAAGAGGTGGCGGAGGCGGAGCCGCGTCTCGCCAGCAGGTTCGCCCACCTTGCCCCCCGCTGGTTGAGGCTCATGAATATCCCGCGGCCAGCAACGATTCCGACGCCGGCATTGGCCGCGGCGCGCACACCGTCGCGGACGCTGAACCCGCTCAACGCCCACACCTTCGCCGCGGCCGCTGCCCAATTCGCGGGCGAAGTGGCAGGCACCGAGGTGGACGCCGAGGCAAAGGATCTCGCAGCAGCAGCTGTCCCGTTCGCCGCGGGCACGCGCGGCAGCGCCGACGATCTTGTGCGAGCCGCGGATGCCTTGTCGAAAGCCGCGACGGGCACACCGTTCGCGGTTCAGTCGATGGATCTTCTGGTGTGCACAAGCTGTTTGGTTGTGATTCCAGAAGAGACCGAAACTGAGTGCCTCGTCCGCACCACCCATGAGTTCGTGACCGCAGCGCAAGGATCGTCAATGGAGGATGGTGCAAGGCTGTTCGCCCGAGCCGTTGATGCGTTTGCCGCAGGCAAGTTTCGTTCGGTGAAAGTAGCAGATACAGAATTGTGCAGGATGGGCCGAATGTTGGAACACATGGCAAGGATGGCACCAGATACTGAGAAGAAGCTGGCGGAGTCGCGGAGATAG
- the LOC123124692 gene encoding zinc finger CCCH domain-containing protein 54 isoform X2: MEPAELAKIIFSRVQEVEPDNVSKIVGCILLREPDEDELVHLAYATDAALRNTIYEAKGTLAAIYARFSASPVHHYHQPNGVGYQQVCSHPAGLRHFSPAVQYWPPDSPPPAEKEYSFVDAAAAEPHYGLRGGRHGALGDGALGGGGGYYAAVGFPPANGRRSNGVSSRRPCHYFFKGICKNGQNCHYSHHQVYTDGFAVDHHIHGGATPGSLESLEIEITELLHSRRGQPVSIASLPTLYGEKYGKGLQADGYLTESQRHGKAGFSLTKLLSRLNKIRVIERPHGQHSVVLAEDAAKYSDCRSDRGGEIPASSHQIYLTFPSDSNFTEDDVANYFGQYGPVRDVRIPCQDQRMFGFVSFQNPETVTALLMRRNPHFICGSRVLAKAYREKTKCINERTNNKSTTHCYPPRWIETDPEFYPDQYDSPRLERRQLARDRQQLLELERRHLAGLRVVEPQCAAYFDCSIGDVAPFNSHSQSQSQSAGSKEVGRTMDPLSTADQLDDIVSTSQSQAPPIQANNNYDDQESNQIELLPESPFASSAPTGNAI, from the exons ATGGAGCCCGCGGAGCTAGCCAAGATCATCTTCTCCCGGGTGCAGGAGGTGGAGCCGGACAACGTGAGCAAGATCGTCGGCTGCATCCTGCTGCGGGAGCCCGACGAGGATGAGCTGGTGCACCTCGCCTACGCCACCGACGCCGCGCTGCGCAACACCATCTACGAGGCCAAGGGCACGCTCGCCGCCATCTACGCCCGCTTCTCCGCCTCCCCCGTCCACCACTACCACCAGCCCAACGGCGTCGGCTACCAGCAGGTCTGCTCCCACCCCGCTGGCCTCCGCCATTTCTCCCCCGCCGTCCAGTACTGGCCGCCGGACTCCCCGCCGCCGGCGGAGAAGGAGTACTCGTTCGTCGACGCCGCTGCGGCCGAGCCCCACTACGGGCTGCGTGGCGGCCGGCACGGCGCGCTCGGCGACGGCgccctgggcggcggcggcgggtactACGCCGCCGTGGGCtttcctccagcgaacggccggcggtcGAACGGGGTGTCCTCGAGACGGCCCTGCCACTACTTCTTCAAGGGCATCTGCAAGAACGGCCAGAACTGCCACTACTCGCACCACCAGGTGTACACGGACGGGTTCGCCGTCGACCACCACATCCACGGGGGCGCCACGCCGGGGTCGTTGGAGAGCCTGGAGATAGAGATCACGGAGCTGCTCCACTCGCGGCGCGGGCAGCCGGTGTCCATCGCGTCGCTGCCCACGCTCTACGGCGAGAAGTACGGCAAGGGGCTCCAGGCCGACGGGTACCTGACCGAGAGCCAGCGGCACGGCAAGGCCGGCTTCAGCCTCACCAAGCTGCTCTCCCGCCTCAACAAGATCAGGGTCATCGAAAG GCCGCACGGGCAGCACTCGGTGGTTctcgccgaggacgccgccaagTACTCGGATTGCCGGAGCGACAGAGGAGGGGAGATCCCGGCGAGCTCGCATCAGATATACCTCACGTTTCCTTCCGACAGTAACTTCACCGAGGACGACGTTGCCAATTATTTCGG GCAGTACGGGCCGGTGCGTGACGTTCGGATCCCATGCCAAGACCAGCGAATGTTCGGGTTCGTGAGCTTCCAGAACCCGGAGACTGTGACGGCCCTTCTCATGCGGCGCAACCCGCATTTCATCTGCGGATCACGAGTCCTCGCCAAAGCCTACAGAGAGAAAACTAAATGCATCAATGAGAG GACCAACAACAAGTCGACGACGCATTGCTATCCTCCACGCTGGATCGAGACCGATCCAGAGTTCTATCCAG ACCAGTATGATTCTCCAAGGCTGGAGAGGAGGCAACTGGCGCGCGACAGGCAGCAGCTGCTCGAACTCGAGAGGAGGCACCTGGCCGGGCTCCGAGTAGTTGAGCCGCAGTGCGCCGCCTACTTCGATTGCAGCATCGGGGACGTCGCGCCCTTCAACTCCCACTCCCAGTCCCAATCCCAATCCGCAG GTTCCAAGGAAGTGGGACGGACCATGGATCCCCTCTCCACGGCTGATCAACTTGATGATATCGTCTCAACCAGCCAGAGCCAGGCCCCTCCCATACAGGCAAACAACAACTACGATGACCAAGAGAG TAACCAGATCGAActcctcccggagagccctttcGCATCGTCGGCGCCTACTGGAAACGCCATATGA
- the LOC123124692 gene encoding zinc finger CCCH domain-containing protein 54 isoform X1 — translation MVGYVGRSDPIHVQAAAMEPAELAKIIFSRVQEVEPDNVSKIVGCILLREPDEDELVHLAYATDAALRNTIYEAKGTLAAIYARFSASPVHHYHQPNGVGYQQVCSHPAGLRHFSPAVQYWPPDSPPPAEKEYSFVDAAAAEPHYGLRGGRHGALGDGALGGGGGYYAAVGFPPANGRRSNGVSSRRPCHYFFKGICKNGQNCHYSHHQVYTDGFAVDHHIHGGATPGSLESLEIEITELLHSRRGQPVSIASLPTLYGEKYGKGLQADGYLTESQRHGKAGFSLTKLLSRLNKIRVIERPHGQHSVVLAEDAAKYSDCRSDRGGEIPASSHQIYLTFPSDSNFTEDDVANYFGQYGPVRDVRIPCQDQRMFGFVSFQNPETVTALLMRRNPHFICGSRVLAKAYREKTKCINERTNNKSTTHCYPPRWIETDPEFYPDQYDSPRLERRQLARDRQQLLELERRHLAGLRVVEPQCAAYFDCSIGDVAPFNSHSQSQSQSAGSKEVGRTMDPLSTADQLDDIVSTSQSQAPPIQANNNYDDQESNQIELLPESPFASSAPTGNAI, via the exons ATGGTTGGTTACGTAGGGCGCTCCGATCCGATCCATGTCCAGGCGGCGGCAATGGAGCCCGCGGAGCTAGCCAAGATCATCTTCTCCCGGGTGCAGGAGGTGGAGCCGGACAACGTGAGCAAGATCGTCGGCTGCATCCTGCTGCGGGAGCCCGACGAGGATGAGCTGGTGCACCTCGCCTACGCCACCGACGCCGCGCTGCGCAACACCATCTACGAGGCCAAGGGCACGCTCGCCGCCATCTACGCCCGCTTCTCCGCCTCCCCCGTCCACCACTACCACCAGCCCAACGGCGTCGGCTACCAGCAGGTCTGCTCCCACCCCGCTGGCCTCCGCCATTTCTCCCCCGCCGTCCAGTACTGGCCGCCGGACTCCCCGCCGCCGGCGGAGAAGGAGTACTCGTTCGTCGACGCCGCTGCGGCCGAGCCCCACTACGGGCTGCGTGGCGGCCGGCACGGCGCGCTCGGCGACGGCgccctgggcggcggcggcgggtactACGCCGCCGTGGGCtttcctccagcgaacggccggcggtcGAACGGGGTGTCCTCGAGACGGCCCTGCCACTACTTCTTCAAGGGCATCTGCAAGAACGGCCAGAACTGCCACTACTCGCACCACCAGGTGTACACGGACGGGTTCGCCGTCGACCACCACATCCACGGGGGCGCCACGCCGGGGTCGTTGGAGAGCCTGGAGATAGAGATCACGGAGCTGCTCCACTCGCGGCGCGGGCAGCCGGTGTCCATCGCGTCGCTGCCCACGCTCTACGGCGAGAAGTACGGCAAGGGGCTCCAGGCCGACGGGTACCTGACCGAGAGCCAGCGGCACGGCAAGGCCGGCTTCAGCCTCACCAAGCTGCTCTCCCGCCTCAACAAGATCAGGGTCATCGAAAG GCCGCACGGGCAGCACTCGGTGGTTctcgccgaggacgccgccaagTACTCGGATTGCCGGAGCGACAGAGGAGGGGAGATCCCGGCGAGCTCGCATCAGATATACCTCACGTTTCCTTCCGACAGTAACTTCACCGAGGACGACGTTGCCAATTATTTCGG GCAGTACGGGCCGGTGCGTGACGTTCGGATCCCATGCCAAGACCAGCGAATGTTCGGGTTCGTGAGCTTCCAGAACCCGGAGACTGTGACGGCCCTTCTCATGCGGCGCAACCCGCATTTCATCTGCGGATCACGAGTCCTCGCCAAAGCCTACAGAGAGAAAACTAAATGCATCAATGAGAG GACCAACAACAAGTCGACGACGCATTGCTATCCTCCACGCTGGATCGAGACCGATCCAGAGTTCTATCCAG ACCAGTATGATTCTCCAAGGCTGGAGAGGAGGCAACTGGCGCGCGACAGGCAGCAGCTGCTCGAACTCGAGAGGAGGCACCTGGCCGGGCTCCGAGTAGTTGAGCCGCAGTGCGCCGCCTACTTCGATTGCAGCATCGGGGACGTCGCGCCCTTCAACTCCCACTCCCAGTCCCAATCCCAATCCGCAG GTTCCAAGGAAGTGGGACGGACCATGGATCCCCTCTCCACGGCTGATCAACTTGATGATATCGTCTCAACCAGCCAGAGCCAGGCCCCTCCCATACAGGCAAACAACAACTACGATGACCAAGAGAG TAACCAGATCGAActcctcccggagagccctttcGCATCGTCGGCGCCTACTGGAAACGCCATATGA